One region of Colius striatus isolate bColStr4 chromosome 4, bColStr4.1.hap1, whole genome shotgun sequence genomic DNA includes:
- the ELOC gene encoding elongin-C, protein MDGEEKTYGGCEGPDAMYVKLISSDGHEFIVKREHALTSGTIKAMLSGPGQFAENETNEVNFREIPSHVLSKVCMYFTYKVRYTNSSTEIPEFPIAPEIALELLMAANFLDC, encoded by the exons ATGG atggagaagagaaaacataCGGTGGGTGTGAGGGCCCAGATGCTATGTATGTGAAGTTGATATCCTCTGATGGCCATGAGTTCATTGTAAAAAGAGAGCATGCATTAACATCGGGAACAATAAAAGCCATGTTGAGTGGGCCAG gacagtttgcagaaaatgagacaaatgAGGTGAATTTTAGAGAGATCCCATCCCATGTCCTATCCAAAGTATGCATGTATTTCACCTACAAGGTCCGCTATACTAACAGCTCTACGGAGATTCCTGAATTCCCAATTGCACCTGAAATTGCACTGGAACTTCTGATGGCTGCAAACTTCTTAGattgttaa
- the TMEM70 gene encoding transmembrane protein 70, mitochondrial yields MLPLLRAAACRSTAAAAPASAAATAWLRSASCRGFPAVCRRRAALPVAGGAQQVTSFQGAAVRSLCTSAPHEHPEHGRLVYKGNLAKAVLGVKFFSYSTSIFNLFTMPYIMLKTGVGFDSLLGQAAFYGVVAFFTFVTPVTLHVLTKGYVVRLYYKDEVDTYTAITYNAILAEKATVFHRKDVKIPDISKMFTTFYAKTKSMLVNPSLFPNPQDFNHLMGHDMSLYFDFEEEKKTGETK; encoded by the exons atgctgccgctgctgcgGGCTGCCGCCTGCCGCAGCACTgccgccgcagccccggcctCCGCCGCAGCCACCGCCTGGCTTCGGAGCGCCTCATGCCGCGGGTTCCCAGCTGTCTGCCGCCGGCGGGCCGCCCTGCCCGTCGCCGGAGGGGCACAGCAG GTTACATCTTTTCAAGGAGCCGCTGTTCGAAGCCTATGCACATCTGCTCCTCATGAACACCCAGAGCATGGAAGATTAGTTTATAAAGGAAATTTGGCAAAGGCAGTGTTAG GTGTGAAGTTTTTCTCTTACTCCACCAGTATTTTCAACCTGTTCACGATGCCCTACATCATGCTGAAAACGGGTGTTGGGTTTGACAGCCTGCTTGGCCAGGCTGCCTTTTATGGGGTGGTTGCGTTCTTCACATTTGTGACGCCAGTGACCTTGCATGTCCTCACCAAAGGCTACGTGGTTCGACTCTATTACAAGGATGAAGTGGACACATATACAGCCATTACATACAATGCCATCTTGGCAGAAAAAGCGACTGTGTTCCACCGGAAAGATGTAAAGATTCCAGACATCAGCAAGATGTTTACAACATTCTATGCTAAAACAAAATCGATGCTTGTCAATCCATCGCTTTTCCCGAATCCCCAGGATTTTAACCATCTTATGGGCCATGACATGTCTTTGTATTTTGActttgaggaggaaaagaaaactggtgaaaCAAAATAG